One segment of Chloroflexota bacterium DNA contains the following:
- a CDS encoding PIG-L family deacetylase → MSVKKADVLVITPHPDDAEFGVAGTVVKWVAEGKEVVYVVCTNGDKGTSDYSVKPEALAEIREREQRCAAEVLGVREVIFLRHADQSLEDTPEFRKEIVRLIRMYRPDIVVSADPYRRYIWHRDHRVTGQVVLDAVFPLARDHLAYPDLLEEGLKPHRVKEVWMWTIIDNINHRSDITDTFHIKLEALRCHESQVGNSRFPDLEERMRQWAKDRAKGTEYELAEAFHREEILW, encoded by the coding sequence ATGTCAGTTAAAAAAGCCGATGTCCTTGTCATCACACCGCACCCGGATGACGCCGAGTTTGGCGTAGCGGGCACCGTGGTCAAATGGGTGGCGGAAGGTAAGGAAGTTGTCTACGTTGTCTGCACCAACGGTGACAAGGGTACCAGTGATTACAGCGTAAAGCCGGAGGCCCTGGCTGAAATTCGAGAGCGTGAGCAACGCTGTGCCGCTGAAGTGCTCGGCGTGAGAGAGGTTATTTTCCTGCGCCACGCAGACCAGAGCCTGGAAGATACGCCCGAGTTCCGCAAGGAAATCGTCCGGCTGATAAGGATGTACCGACCCGACATCGTCGTCTCGGCTGACCCGTATCGCCGGTATATCTGGCACCGTGACCACAGAGTTACCGGGCAGGTGGTACTGGACGCCGTTTTCCCATTAGCCAGAGACCATCTTGCCTATCCCGACCTGCTGGAAGAAGGGCTCAAGCCACACCGGGTGAAAGAGGTCTGGATGTGGACCATCATCGACAATATCAATCACCGCTCCGATATCACGGATACCTTTCATATCAAGCTGGAGGCACTGCGCTGTCACGAAAGCCAGGTAGGCAACAGCCGTTTTCCGGACCTGGAGGAAAGGATGAGGCAGTGGGCAAAAGACAGGGCCAAGGGAACGGAATACGAGCTCGCCGAGGCCTTTCACCGTGAGGAAATCCTCTGGTAG
- a CDS encoding GNAT family N-acetyltransferase yields MSQQTYNIRNYRPSDFDEYVNLHIEAEKIDRSGLCTSRQTLREYLERPLYNPEKDLFIAESSGKIVGFLNIKTEMITRRVLLDCLVHPQHRHKGLAKRLLEQVTQRARELEVEVMHVNVLEANTAAREILSRFGFSIVRQFLEMSLSLSEAKLPDTLNSEFTLRYLQQGEEKRLADVQNCCFTDTWGFNPNTPQEIAYALNLSGASAEDVVLIYDGARPVGYCWTKINCEKSTETGKEKGRIFMLGVDPDYRSRGIGRLALQAGLSYLEDKSIRVAELTVDSENPAAFSLYKSFGFQVTARSLYYEKQVD; encoded by the coding sequence ATGAGCCAGCAGACCTACAACATCAGAAATTACCGGCCCTCAGATTTCGATGAATACGTAAACTTACACATTGAAGCAGAGAAGATAGACCGGTCGGGGCTCTGTACTTCACGGCAAACACTCCGGGAATATTTGGAGCGACCTCTCTATAACCCGGAAAAAGACCTTTTTATCGCCGAGTCATCAGGGAAAATCGTTGGCTTCCTGAATATTAAGACGGAAATGATCACCCGCCGGGTGCTGCTTGATTGCCTGGTGCATCCCCAGCATCGGCACAAAGGTCTGGCGAAGCGACTTCTTGAGCAGGTTACACAACGCGCCAGAGAGCTAGAGGTCGAGGTAATGCACGTCAATGTTTTGGAGGCAAATACCGCCGCCCGGGAGATACTCTCCAGGTTTGGCTTCAGCATAGTCCGGCAGTTCCTCGAAATGAGCCTTTCTTTATCCGAGGCAAAGCTGCCGGATACGTTAAACAGTGAATTCACTCTGCGCTACCTTCAGCAAGGCGAGGAAAAAAGACTGGCTGACGTCCAGAATTGCTGCTTCACCGATACCTGGGGTTTCAATCCGAATACGCCGCAAGAGATTGCCTACGCTTTAAACCTGAGCGGTGCCTCAGCAGAAGACGTTGTCCTCATATATGATGGTGCTCGACCTGTCGGATACTGCTGGACTAAGATAAACTGTGAAAAGAGTACGGAAACGGGGAAGGAAAAGGGACGCATCTTTATGCTTGGCGTCGACCCTGATTACCGCAGCAGGGGCATCGGCAGGCTGGCGCTACAGGCAGGACTGTCTTACCTCGAAGATAAGAGCATTAGAGTTGCGGAATTAACCGTGGACAGCGAGAACCCGGCGGCCTTTTCACTCTATAAATCTTTCGGCTTTCAAGTTACGGCACGTAGCTTATACTATGAAAAGCAGGTTGATTAG
- a CDS encoding glycosyltransferase codes for MPSEKSLKIAMLSAHSCPVGKLGTKDTGGMSVYVLELARELGKLGHRVDIYTRVHDSKDKIIYELGQNARLIHLRAGEDEEIHKLAVYPHLPDFARRLEDFRKRNHLHYDLVYSHYWLSAWAGKHLQKWWRVPHMIMFHTLGAVKNAVGVGEKEPELRIKTERSVISDCSRIIAATEKEKADLIRHYSASAERVKVIPCGVNMDMFRPMDRVEAKKQLGLNDDKTIIFVGRIEPLKGIDRLMMAMTYLQNGCRPRLLIVGGGGNSRHEIERLRKLAEELRIGDSVDFLGLMKQSDLPLLYSAADVCVVPSYYESFGLVALESLACGTPVVATKVGGAENIIRHGETGFLVNDNEPSRLADEIKLALSRSDDNGHLASIMRSSLEPFSWPNIAGAVARECRALLANGTDGAG; via the coding sequence TTGCCAAGCGAAAAATCACTCAAGATTGCCATGCTCAGTGCGCACAGCTGTCCGGTGGGCAAGCTGGGCACCAAAGACACTGGCGGCATGAGCGTCTACGTCCTGGAGCTGGCACGTGAGCTGGGCAAACTGGGGCATCGGGTTGATATATATACCAGAGTTCACGACTCCAAGGACAAGATAATATATGAGCTGGGACAGAATGCTCGCCTCATTCATCTCAGGGCGGGCGAGGATGAAGAAATACACAAGCTGGCAGTATACCCCCACCTCCCTGATTTTGCCAGGCGCCTTGAGGATTTCCGCAAACGTAACCACCTGCACTACGACCTGGTTTACAGCCATTACTGGTTGTCAGCCTGGGCGGGAAAGCATCTGCAGAAATGGTGGCGGGTGCCTCACATGATCATGTTCCATACCCTGGGCGCGGTGAAAAACGCGGTCGGCGTTGGGGAAAAAGAGCCTGAGCTCCGCATCAAAACAGAACGCTCCGTCATCAGCGATTGTAGTCGCATTATTGCTGCTACCGAAAAAGAAAAGGCAGACCTGATACGGCACTACAGTGCTTCGGCGGAAAGAGTCAAAGTCATCCCCTGCGGCGTAAATATGGATATGTTCAGACCGATGGACAGGGTAGAGGCCAAAAAACAACTTGGTCTGAATGATGATAAGACCATTATATTCGTCGGGCGCATTGAACCGCTAAAGGGCATCGACCGGTTGATGATGGCTATGACCTATCTTCAGAATGGTTGTCGGCCGCGACTTCTAATCGTTGGTGGTGGGGGGAACAGTCGACATGAAATCGAACGACTGAGGAAGCTGGCAGAGGAGCTCCGGATAGGGGACTCGGTCGACTTTCTGGGCTTGATGAAGCAGTCTGATTTGCCACTTCTCTACAGTGCGGCCGATGTCTGCGTTGTCCCGTCATATTATGAAAGCTTCGGCCTGGTAGCGCTGGAATCGCTTGCCTGCGGCACCCCCGTGGTGGCGACGAAAGTGGGCGGAGCGGAAAACATTATCAGGCATGGTGAGACCGGTTTCCTGGTCAATGACAATGAGCCCAGCAGGCTGGCGGACGAGATAAAGCTGGCACTATCGCGCTCAGATGACAATGGGCATCTGGCATCGATAATGCGGTCTTCGCTGGAGCCGTTTAGCTGGCCGAATATCGCCGGGGCTGTAGCCAGAGAGTGCCGTGCGCTCCTGGCGAACGGAACAGACGGAGCCGGCTAA